Proteins from a genomic interval of Methanofollis formosanus:
- the mcrA gene encoding coenzyme-B sulfoethylthiotransferase subunit alpha, producing the protein MAKIERAQKLFLKSLKEKFQDQDVQSEKTEFYKFGGIRQSPRKLEFMKASQAVEMQRGISMYDPERCHLGGLPMGQRQLMTYEVSGTGVYVEGDDLHFVNNSAMQQMWDDIRRTVIVGMDLAHATLQKRLGKEVTPETINEYLHILNHAMPGAAVVQEHMVETHPGLVDDCYVKVFTGDDELADDIEPQFLINVEKLFPGKSAEALKAAVGKSMWQAIHIPTIVSRTCDGGTTSRWSAMQIGMSFIAAYRMCAGEAAVADLSFAAKHAGVIQMADILPARRARGPNEPGGIKFGHFSDMIQTDRKYPNDPAKASLEVVGAGTMLFDQIWLGSYMSGGVGFTQYATAAYTDNILDEYTYYGMDYIKDKYKVDWQHPNAADKVTATQEIVNDIATEVTLNAMEQYEQFPTLMEDHFGGSQRAGVIAAASGLSSAIATGNSNAGLNGWYLSMLLHKEGWSRLGFFGYDLQDQCGSANSLSVRPDEGCIGEFRGPNYPNYAMNVGHQGEYAAIVGSAHYSRGDAWSMNPLIKIAFADPSLKFDFAEPRREFAKGAIREFEPAGERSLIIPAR; encoded by the coding sequence ATGGCAAAGATTGAGAGGGCACAGAAACTGTTCCTGAAATCGCTCAAGGAGAAGTTCCAGGACCAGGACGTCCAGTCCGAGAAGACCGAGTTCTACAAGTTCGGCGGCATCCGCCAGTCCCCGAGGAAACTCGAGTTCATGAAGGCGAGCCAGGCCGTCGAGATGCAGCGCGGTATCTCGATGTACGACCCCGAGCGCTGCCACCTCGGCGGCCTGCCGATGGGTCAGCGCCAGCTGATGACCTACGAGGTCTCCGGCACCGGCGTCTATGTCGAGGGCGATGACCTGCACTTCGTCAACAACTCTGCCATGCAGCAGATGTGGGACGACATCCGCAGGACCGTCATCGTCGGCATGGACCTCGCGCACGCCACCCTCCAGAAGAGGCTGGGCAAGGAGGTCACCCCCGAGACGATCAACGAGTACCTCCACATCCTCAACCACGCCATGCCGGGCGCAGCCGTGGTTCAGGAGCACATGGTCGAGACCCACCCGGGCCTTGTCGATGACTGTTATGTGAAGGTCTTCACCGGCGACGACGAACTCGCCGACGACATCGAGCCCCAGTTCCTCATCAACGTCGAGAAGCTCTTCCCCGGCAAGTCGGCGGAGGCCCTCAAGGCCGCGGTCGGCAAGTCGATGTGGCAGGCAATTCACATCCCGACCATCGTCTCCAGGACGTGCGACGGCGGTACCACCTCCAGGTGGTCTGCGATGCAGATCGGTATGTCCTTCATCGCCGCGTACCGCATGTGCGCCGGTGAGGCGGCGGTCGCCGACCTGTCCTTCGCCGCAAAGCACGCCGGCGTCATCCAGATGGCCGACATCCTGCCGGCACGCCGTGCCCGTGGTCCGAACGAGCCGGGCGGCATCAAGTTCGGTCACTTCTCCGACATGATCCAGACCGACCGGAAGTACCCCAACGACCCGGCCAAGGCGTCCCTTGAGGTCGTCGGTGCAGGTACGATGCTCTTCGACCAGATCTGGCTCGGTTCCTACATGTCCGGCGGTGTCGGGTTCACCCAGTACGCCACCGCGGCGTACACCGACAACATCCTCGATGAGTACACCTACTACGGTATGGACTACATCAAGGACAAGTACAAGGTGGACTGGCAGCACCCGAACGCGGCCGACAAGGTCACGGCCACCCAGGAGATCGTCAACGATATCGCCACCGAGGTCACCCTCAACGCGATGGAGCAGTACGAGCAGTTCCCGACCCTGATGGAGGACCACTTCGGCGGTTCCCAGCGTGCCGGTGTTATCGCCGCAGCGTCCGGTCTCTCCTCCGCCATCGCCACCGGCAACTCCAACGCCGGTCTCAACGGATGGTACCTCTCCATGCTCCTGCACAAGGAAGGCTGGAGCCGTCTCGGCTTCTTCGGCTACGACCTGCAGGACCAGTGCGGTTCAGCCAACTCGCTCTCGGTCAGGCCCGACGAGGGCTGTATCGGCGAGTTCCGTGGCCCGAACTACCCGAACTACGCGATGAACGTCGGTCACCAGGGCGAGTACGCCGCTATCGTCGGCAGTGCTCACTACAGCCGCGGCGACGCGTGGTCCATGAACCCGCTGATCAAGATCGCCTTCGCCGACCCGTCCCTCAAGTTCGACTTCGCCGAACCGAGGCGCGAGTTTGCGAAGGGCGCCATCCGCGAGTTCGAGCCTGCAGGCGAGCGCTCGCTCATCATCCCGGCCAGGTAA
- the mtrE gene encoding tetrahydromethanopterin S-methyltransferase subunit E yields the protein MESVLFGIGVTALAGALATIAGAAEDTESNIGSQGDPNSQVQLAPQMGYIHRIYNKAVSGEPPAYGLWVTISAGVAWAFMATGMNPVLALVIASALAIFVQGVYATTAYLGRTASLAKFEQPVYIDVLRSVTTVTMAHAFVAVFPAVAMCYLLIAALGHPFPLALLGIVWGIALGAAGSATGNPFYGKERQYQSQKFGAGVPISASGNIVRYAEAGQRSSLDNGWFTAKLAGPASGVCFGLIVFLEIWRTVLFEEVASGWGAIIAGVVIILIFMIIDRYIEVWARKNYGPYQAEATEEVSA from the coding sequence ATGGAAAGCGTATTATTTGGCATTGGAGTAACAGCATTGGCAGGTGCCCTTGCTACTATCGCAGGCGCTGCTGAGGATACTGAGTCCAACATCGGGTCGCAGGGTGACCCGAACTCTCAGGTCCAGTTGGCTCCACAGATGGGCTATATCCACCGGATTTACAACAAGGCTGTGTCCGGTGAGCCCCCCGCATATGGTCTGTGGGTCACCATCAGCGCAGGTGTAGCGTGGGCATTCATGGCAACGGGAATGAACCCGGTGCTTGCCCTTGTCATCGCTTCTGCACTCGCGATCTTTGTGCAGGGTGTGTATGCAACGACGGCCTACCTCGGAAGGACGGCCAGTCTTGCGAAGTTTGAACAACCGGTATACATCGATGTCCTCAGGTCGGTCACCACCGTGACGATGGCGCATGCCTTTGTCGCTGTGTTCCCGGCAGTGGCGATGTGTTACCTCCTCATCGCGGCACTCGGTCACCCCTTCCCGCTGGCCCTTCTGGGCATCGTCTGGGGTATCGCTCTTGGTGCCGCCGGTTCTGCGACCGGCAACCCGTTCTATGGTAAGGAACGTCAGTACCAGTCCCAGAAGTTCGGCGCTGGTGTGCCGATCTCCGCGTCCGGCAACATCGTCAGGTACGCGGAAGCCGGTCAGCGCAGCTCGCTCGACAACGGCTGGTTCACCGCGAAGCTCGCCGGTCCGGCATCAGGTGTCTGTTTCGGCCTGATCGTGTTCCTTGAGATCTGGAGGACCGTGCTCTTTGAGGAAGTCGCCTCAGGGTGGGGCGCTATCATCGCCGGTGTCGTGATCATCCTGATCTTCATGATCATCGACCGGTATATCGAAGTCTGGGCACGGAAGAACTACGGTCCGTACCAGGCAGAAGCCACTGAGGAGGTGTCCGCGTGA
- the mtrD gene encoding tetrahydromethanopterin S-methyltransferase subunit D encodes MSAIAAGSGGGEGINPVASVIGIVLILVTLAITYIAAPVAIAALVGVIVGGLLIGFGVHFVPVGGAPAAMGQSPGIATGVAMLAAGAGLAGLFGGAWAAANPAFDFAVVIAAGAVGGGLMMAITCLMVNVIYIFGMGIPAASGKVAKDPITGDTQEAYKSQGTEGHGLPFISYVGGVIGGLLGGAGGTLIYYELLQVYAAALPTVFSADAAEVLPIAVSLAGIFAIGMFLVNAVLAAYNITGTIEGPHDPKFKRFPRAIIGCATASAVCGLFAILIVVV; translated from the coding sequence GTGAGCGCAATTGCAGCAGGCTCAGGTGGAGGCGAAGGAATCAACCCCGTCGCATCAGTCATTGGTATCGTTCTTATTCTCGTCACTCTCGCAATTACCTACATCGCGGCTCCGGTCGCCATCGCGGCACTCGTCGGCGTCATCGTCGGCGGGCTTCTCATCGGCTTTGGCGTCCACTTCGTGCCGGTCGGTGGTGCCCCGGCTGCTATGGGGCAATCTCCGGGTATTGCGACCGGTGTGGCGATGCTCGCCGCCGGTGCCGGTCTCGCCGGTCTCTTCGGCGGGGCATGGGCCGCAGCGAACCCCGCGTTCGATTTTGCGGTCGTCATCGCTGCCGGCGCTGTCGGCGGCGGTCTGATGATGGCGATCACCTGTCTGATGGTCAACGTCATCTACATCTTCGGCATGGGTATCCCGGCCGCGTCCGGTAAGGTCGCCAAGGACCCGATCACCGGCGACACCCAGGAGGCATACAAGTCCCAGGGTACCGAGGGTCACGGTCTGCCGTTCATCTCCTATGTGGGCGGTGTCATCGGCGGTCTCCTCGGCGGTGCCGGCGGTACGCTCATCTACTACGAACTTCTCCAGGTCTACGCCGCGGCGCTGCCCACTGTGTTCAGTGCCGACGCCGCTGAAGTGCTGCCGATCGCCGTCTCGCTCGCCGGGATCTTCGCCATCGGTATGTTCCTGGTGAACGCCGTGCTTGCCGCGTACAACATCACGGGTACCATCGAGGGCCCCCACGACCCGAAGTTCAAGCGCTTCCCGCGTGCCATCATCGGGTGTGCGACCGCTTCGGCCGTTTGCGGGCTCTTTGCAATTCTGATTGTGGTGGTGTGA